From the genome of Sphingobium sp. JS3065, one region includes:
- a CDS encoding MarR family winged helix-turn-helix transcriptional regulator, producing the protein MSLISILTKRINWFHDAFQQALEANDGPSLTRAEALVIANMAAGETKASNIARNLGVSRQAVSQILAELSQRDIIVVTENPEDRRSRVARLKQDLDDEEDLCARIFKALEAELEGRIGARRMKAFHEALEGAWGEPPILKALPASTQQNAPKQPGSTKASSSKRVKAEALEG; encoded by the coding sequence TTGTCTCTGATCTCGATCCTCACGAAACGAATCAACTGGTTTCATGACGCTTTCCAGCAGGCGCTCGAGGCCAATGACGGCCCCTCTTTGACGCGGGCGGAGGCTCTCGTCATTGCCAATATGGCGGCCGGCGAAACGAAGGCCAGCAACATCGCTCGTAATTTGGGCGTGTCCCGGCAGGCGGTCAGCCAAATTTTGGCTGAACTCAGCCAGCGTGACATCATAGTCGTAACTGAAAACCCGGAAGACCGCCGATCGCGCGTCGCTCGGCTCAAGCAGGATCTGGATGACGAGGAGGATCTATGCGCCCGGATCTTTAAGGCCCTTGAAGCGGAATTGGAGGGGAGGATTGGGGCACGCCGGATGAAGGCGTTCCATGAGGCTCTGGAGGGGGCCTGGGGCGAGCCGCCCATTTTGAAGGCGCTGCCCGCTTCAACCCAGCAGAATGCACCCAAGCAGCCCGGCTCAACAAAAGCTTCTTCTTCCAAGCGCGTTAAAGCCGAGGCCTTAGAAGGTTAG
- a CDS encoding thiamine pyrophosphate-binding protein, whose protein sequence is MKDDKVDGAASDRAMGHFQEARSGGQAVVEALHASNVELVIGYSGGGTGAVIHHVATSGMANMNARTELSGAWISYGYNRVKGRAASACLFHCVGALHASPVVYAAKTDSTPFFMMDVNLDSSLDFREGLQDSAELLPAFKPIAKQARKAVIADDLPLAVRQAVLAASTGRPGSAVLDIAFQALTHETACVAEPLTLPEPPAASEATILRILDMIGKASAPVLFVGGGIHLADATAELQAFAEALQIPVVSTSWGGRGAISDEHPLFAGVVGSFGWVSANELVQKSDLWIAIGTTFSQMTTGAWNIEKPKNVIQIDVDPNQLGKIFQPTLGVTGHARIVLQQLLDSVEKNSIAPGAGAADLDAIAASKQSWYDYHAQLCSDGGSEKKVNQYYLIDQMSKLLPDNSLVVGDSGGQAFMLYRSFHYKNVTPMPLGSRYMSLGAGLPIAIGAKLAAPERTVVSYHGDGGFYYDCMELSTLAERKIKLIVIIDNNHCLYANRQGMSLWGIQNPWVDLPESTDFVALAKAQGVEGERVTNPADLPAALERAIAAEGSYILDVWTDPETRIRRAIRDVIPILSDRKPQQGAGAHMGPPLEGSWPA, encoded by the coding sequence GTGAAAGACGACAAGGTGGATGGTGCTGCCAGCGACCGGGCGATGGGTCATTTCCAGGAGGCGCGATCGGGTGGACAGGCGGTTGTTGAGGCGCTTCATGCGTCGAACGTGGAGCTGGTGATCGGCTATTCGGGTGGTGGCACGGGCGCGGTGATCCATCATGTTGCGACGAGCGGCATGGCGAACATGAATGCGCGCACGGAACTGTCTGGCGCGTGGATTTCCTATGGCTACAACCGGGTCAAGGGCCGGGCGGCATCGGCCTGCCTGTTCCACTGCGTCGGCGCGCTGCACGCAAGCCCGGTGGTCTATGCAGCGAAGACCGACAGCACGCCTTTCTTCATGATGGACGTCAACCTGGACAGTTCTCTGGACTTTCGCGAAGGGCTGCAGGATTCAGCCGAGCTGTTGCCCGCCTTCAAGCCGATCGCCAAGCAGGCCCGCAAGGCGGTCATCGCCGATGACCTGCCGCTCGCGGTGCGCCAGGCGGTTCTGGCGGCCAGCACCGGCCGTCCGGGCTCGGCGGTCCTCGACATCGCCTTCCAGGCGCTGACCCATGAGACCGCCTGCGTCGCGGAACCGCTGACCCTGCCCGAACCGCCCGCCGCGTCGGAGGCGACGATCTTGCGCATCCTCGACATGATCGGCAAGGCCAGCGCACCCGTACTCTTCGTGGGCGGCGGCATTCATCTCGCCGACGCGACTGCGGAACTCCAGGCCTTTGCCGAAGCCTTGCAGATCCCCGTGGTGTCGACATCCTGGGGCGGCCGTGGCGCCATTTCCGACGAGCATCCCCTGTTCGCGGGCGTGGTCGGCTCGTTCGGTTGGGTCAGCGCCAACGAACTGGTGCAGAAATCGGATCTCTGGATCGCCATTGGCACCACCTTCTCGCAGATGACCACCGGCGCCTGGAACATCGAAAAGCCAAAGAACGTCATCCAGATCGATGTCGATCCCAACCAGCTCGGCAAGATCTTCCAGCCGACCCTGGGCGTCACCGGTCATGCCAGGATCGTCCTCCAGCAACTGCTCGACAGCGTCGAGAAGAACAGCATCGCCCCGGGGGCCGGCGCGGCCGATCTCGACGCCATCGCGGCATCCAAGCAGTCATGGTATGATTATCATGCGCAGCTGTGCAGCGACGGCGGATCGGAGAAGAAGGTCAATCAATATTATCTGATCGACCAGATGTCCAAGCTGCTGCCCGACAACTCGCTCGTCGTCGGCGACAGCGGCGGACAGGCCTTCATGCTGTACCGCTCCTTCCACTACAAGAATGTCACCCCGATGCCGCTCGGTTCGCGCTACATGTCGCTGGGCGCAGGCCTGCCCATCGCCATCGGGGCCAAGCTGGCGGCGCCTGAACGGACGGTGGTGAGCTATCATGGCGACGGCGGCTTCTACTATGACTGCATGGAGCTTTCCACGCTGGCCGAGCGCAAGATCAAGCTGATCGTGATCATCGACAATAATCACTGCCTCTATGCCAACCGCCAGGGCATGAGCCTGTGGGGCATCCAGAACCCGTGGGTGGACCTGCCCGAAAGCACCGACTTCGTGGCGCTGGCCAAGGCGCAGGGCGTCGAGGGCGAGCGGGTCACCAACCCGGCCGACCTGCCCGCCGCCCTGGAGCGCGCGATCGCGGCCGAGGGCAGCTACATACTCGACGTGTGGACCGATCCGGAAACCCGCATCCGCCGCGCCATCCGCGACGTCATCCCCATCCTCTCCGACCGCAAGCCGCAACAGGGCGCCGGTGCCCATATGGGTCCCCCTCTCGAAGGGAGCTGGCCTGCTTGA
- a CDS encoding enoyl-CoA hydratase/isomerase family protein translates to MIKTERFGAVLTIFLDRPEQRNAMSDAVVSSLIETVRDADHDDDLGAIILTGTGRGFCAGSDLTGLAAMSPADRQRFEADSGQVARMIGQSAKPVIAAVHGFAIGGGLTLAASCDIVITDAAAKWSMPEVPIGLFPAWGIGAIISRIGVPAARRLCWGIDTLSGTEAQACGLADLVEDRPLEAAIVLAERLAALPRWQAGAVKTFFSSFVPEERLDIEANRLFLNATTSPVAEKSFTRFGGKT, encoded by the coding sequence ATGATCAAGACAGAGAGGTTTGGAGCGGTACTGACGATTTTTCTGGATAGACCGGAACAACGCAATGCGATGTCGGATGCGGTGGTATCGTCTTTAATCGAGACCGTTCGCGATGCAGACCATGATGATGACCTTGGAGCGATCATCCTGACGGGAACAGGGCGGGGCTTTTGCGCCGGTAGCGATTTGACGGGTCTTGCCGCTATGTCGCCGGCCGACCGCCAGCGCTTTGAGGCTGATTCCGGCCAAGTGGCCCGAATGATCGGGCAAAGCGCCAAGCCTGTGATAGCCGCGGTGCATGGATTTGCGATCGGGGGTGGGCTTACGCTGGCGGCGAGTTGCGATATCGTCATCACCGACGCCGCCGCGAAGTGGAGCATGCCCGAAGTGCCGATAGGGCTCTTCCCCGCCTGGGGAATCGGCGCCATAATCAGTCGCATCGGCGTTCCCGCCGCGCGGCGCCTGTGCTGGGGGATCGACACTCTTTCCGGGACTGAGGCGCAAGCCTGCGGGCTTGCAGACCTTGTGGAGGATCGCCCTCTTGAAGCTGCTATCGTTCTAGCCGAGCGGCTTGCCGCCCTGCCGCGATGGCAGGCGGGTGCCGTGAAGACCTTCTTCAGCAGCTTCGTGCCTGAAGAACGGCTCGACATCGAAGCGAACCGCCTGTTTTTGAACGCAACGACTTCGCCCGTAGCCGAGAAGAGCTTCACCCGTTTCGGAGGCAAGACGTGA
- a CDS encoding cytochrome P450, which translates to MALIGDLRAYPHFPGFDPLTPGQLEDPFAELAQARAEQPVFYMEKYGMWVVTRHEDVWAAYKDQASFSNAVAHQPRCPRPQSILDRKGDWALPVDGNLNTIDQPTHMPLKRVWKTALDRAVDGIGPWLDRRIEELVSAFEDRGEADLVEVLTWPLTVSTVAHLIGAADEDAEKFKGWAEGWFELTGSSALSPEHAEACWHGFVDFEEYIERLIADRRREPRDDFASFLIAEQVKGAPISDREIVTNTIGVVAAGSDTTANAIGQMMHLLLSSPDRLQDVRALPELRANVIEETLRLRGPVRCEIRTTARDVTLSGVTIPQGAMVCLHLGSASRDESLFDRADEFDPRRERLSRHMAFGALSRVCIGAPLARLEMRKTLDVVIDRFPRLRLADDQAPLRYTESLVVPSLRSLKVKW; encoded by the coding sequence ATGGCATTGATCGGCGACCTTCGGGCGTACCCCCATTTCCCCGGATTCGATCCTCTCACGCCGGGGCAACTGGAAGATCCATTTGCCGAGCTTGCTCAGGCCCGCGCGGAGCAGCCGGTCTTTTATATGGAAAAATACGGCATGTGGGTCGTCACGCGGCACGAAGATGTATGGGCCGCCTATAAGGATCAAGCCAGCTTTTCCAATGCCGTCGCACATCAGCCACGCTGTCCGAGACCCCAATCGATCCTGGATCGGAAAGGTGATTGGGCGCTCCCGGTAGATGGCAATCTCAACACCATCGATCAGCCGACGCACATGCCGCTCAAGCGCGTCTGGAAAACCGCTCTGGACCGTGCGGTCGACGGCATCGGCCCCTGGCTGGACCGCAGGATCGAGGAGCTGGTTTCCGCGTTCGAAGATCGCGGTGAGGCCGATCTTGTAGAGGTTCTCACCTGGCCATTGACCGTGAGCACCGTGGCCCACCTGATCGGCGCCGCCGACGAGGATGCGGAGAAATTCAAGGGGTGGGCCGAAGGGTGGTTCGAGCTGACCGGCTCGTCGGCACTCTCTCCCGAACATGCCGAGGCCTGCTGGCATGGTTTTGTCGATTTCGAGGAATATATCGAACGGCTCATTGCCGACAGGCGCCGGGAGCCGCGAGATGATTTCGCGTCCTTCCTCATCGCCGAGCAGGTCAAGGGCGCCCCGATAAGCGACCGGGAGATCGTGACGAACACCATCGGCGTGGTGGCGGCCGGCAGCGATACTACTGCCAACGCTATCGGTCAGATGATGCACCTCCTGCTCAGCAGCCCTGATCGATTGCAGGATGTTCGCGCCCTTCCGGAACTGCGCGCCAATGTGATCGAAGAGACGCTGCGGTTGCGAGGGCCGGTTCGCTGCGAAATCCGGACAACCGCACGCGATGTCACGCTTTCAGGAGTGACTATTCCCCAAGGCGCGATGGTTTGCCTTCACCTGGGGTCCGCCTCGCGCGATGAATCGCTGTTTGATCGGGCCGATGAATTTGATCCCCGCCGCGAGCGCCTGAGCCGGCACATGGCCTTCGGTGCACTCAGCCGAGTGTGCATCGGCGCGCCGCTGGCCAGGCTAGAGATGCGGAAGACGTTGGACGTGGTGATCGACCGCTTTCCCAGGTTGCGGCTGGCGGACGATCAGGCGCCGCTCAGATACACAGAAAGCCTGGTCGTTCCTTCTCTGCGAAGCCTCAAGGTCAAATGGTGA
- a CDS encoding flavin-containing monooxygenase: MSGWDALSPSELRHGAESWLQTLEQALAEGDYDRAAALLKPDGYWRDLLTFDWKFTTVHGTAEIRSWLGETLHRSPPHNLRVEGAPYVSMLADIAQTLDFFFTFETEIAFGRGHVRLVRPEHGSDSPRAFTMFTSMRDLKAFPETAGRNRLREYPEENRGAIGTGEEGDPDVIIVGAGQAGLMLGARLRQLDVKTLIVERAAAVGDTWRKRYRTLKLHNDISMNHFPYLPFPENWPTYLPKDKVADWLEFYAKAMDLDIWTSTSFQDAEFDPVERVWTVRLQLADGSTRIMKPRHIVSAMGVAGLPRMPNIPGLDDFRGTLLHSSQPFDDIDVDGKKVVVVGAGTSAHDIAQNFCSRGADVTMIQRSSITVLSLEPSGQRVYQLYRDNDGVRPIVDTDMIGAAVPYPLLARLHQPLSRSIQEADSELLDGLRKVGFLLDNGEDDSGFYLKLLRYHAGYYLNIGASDMIVEGRIQVRPGVGVERLTEAQVVLSDGSTLDAEIVVFATGYQPLQEQVRKLFGDAVADKLGPIWGIGEDRELRNMYAPTAQENFYVLGGGFPAARFYSKFTALYIKADLNGMVPHDRKGKDDRAGAAAPSRELEQARTS, translated from the coding sequence TTGTCAGGTTGGGATGCTTTGTCGCCGTCGGAGCTTCGGCATGGTGCTGAAAGCTGGTTACAGACGCTGGAACAAGCGCTGGCGGAGGGCGACTATGATCGCGCTGCGGCCCTTTTGAAGCCCGACGGCTATTGGCGGGATTTGCTGACGTTCGACTGGAAATTCACGACCGTTCACGGAACTGCTGAGATACGTAGCTGGCTGGGCGAGACTTTGCACCGAAGTCCGCCCCACAATCTGCGTGTCGAGGGTGCGCCCTATGTAAGCATGCTGGCCGACATCGCGCAGACGCTCGATTTCTTTTTCACCTTCGAGACGGAGATAGCGTTCGGGCGCGGTCATGTGAGATTGGTCCGCCCCGAGCATGGGTCGGACTCGCCGCGCGCCTTCACCATGTTCACCAGCATGAGAGACCTGAAGGCCTTCCCGGAAACCGCAGGTCGCAATCGGCTGCGCGAATATCCGGAGGAGAACCGTGGGGCTATAGGCACCGGTGAGGAGGGCGATCCCGACGTCATCATCGTGGGCGCCGGTCAGGCCGGTCTGATGCTCGGCGCGCGCCTGCGTCAACTCGATGTCAAGACGTTGATCGTCGAGCGCGCTGCGGCGGTGGGCGATACATGGCGCAAGCGGTATCGCACGCTGAAACTCCACAACGACATCAGCATGAATCACTTCCCATATCTTCCTTTTCCTGAAAACTGGCCGACCTATCTGCCGAAGGACAAGGTGGCGGACTGGCTGGAATTCTATGCCAAGGCCATGGACCTCGACATCTGGACCAGCACCAGTTTCCAGGATGCAGAGTTCGATCCCGTCGAGCGCGTGTGGACGGTGAGGTTGCAACTGGCCGACGGCAGCACCCGCATCATGAAGCCACGGCACATCGTCAGCGCGATGGGCGTGGCCGGTTTGCCGCGCATGCCCAATATTCCGGGTCTGGATGACTTTCGCGGCACCCTGCTTCATTCGAGTCAGCCGTTCGACGATATCGATGTGGATGGGAAAAAAGTCGTGGTCGTCGGCGCCGGCACGAGCGCGCACGACATCGCCCAGAATTTTTGCTCGCGCGGCGCGGATGTGACGATGATCCAGCGGTCATCGATCACGGTGCTGAGCCTGGAGCCGAGTGGCCAGCGCGTCTATCAATTATACCGTGACAATGACGGCGTGCGGCCGATCGTGGATACCGACATGATCGGCGCAGCGGTGCCCTATCCTCTGCTTGCCCGATTGCACCAGCCGCTGAGCCGGTCAATCCAGGAGGCGGACAGCGAATTGCTGGACGGGTTGCGCAAAGTCGGCTTCCTGTTGGACAATGGCGAAGACGATAGCGGCTTCTATCTCAAATTGCTGCGCTATCACGCCGGCTATTATCTGAACATCGGCGCGTCGGACATGATTGTCGAGGGCAGGATCCAGGTCAGGCCGGGCGTCGGTGTCGAACGCCTTACCGAAGCGCAGGTCGTCTTGAGCGACGGCAGCACCCTTGACGCAGAGATAGTTGTGTTCGCGACGGGTTATCAGCCGCTTCAGGAGCAGGTCCGCAAGCTGTTCGGCGATGCCGTGGCGGACAAGCTGGGCCCGATCTGGGGCATTGGCGAAGACCGTGAGCTGCGCAACATGTATGCGCCCACGGCACAAGAGAATTTTTATGTACTCGGCGGCGGCTTCCCGGCGGCGCGTTTCTACTCGAAGTTCACCGCGCTTTACATCAAGGCTGATCTGAACGGGATGGTGCCGCATGATCGCAAGGGAAAAGACGACCGAGCCGGCGCCGCCGCGCCGTCACGCGAGCTAGAACAGGCGCGGACCAGCTAG
- the gtdA gene encoding gentisate 1,2-dioxygenase — MQESAPSATDRQQKLAAFYERADPHGLSPLWLALARLVPAQPESPARASIWRYDEVRPFLIEASSLIGTEEAERRVLMLENAGMPGEAKITRSLYAGLQIIQPGEYARRHRHTAAALRFVMEGTGGWTSVDGERTYMEPGDFVVTPSWTWHEHGNEGSGPVVWMDGLDVHIVNLLDAGFRQDQSEHAAPAERTTGASNSTFGMNMLPVGCDRNRATSPLFNYPYAKAREALHGLTRDTADDPHFGFRLRYANPVNGDWAIATIATWMQLLPKGFKTQNYRSTDGTVFVVAEGAGRSIVGGQSIDWTKGDIFVVPSWSMASHEASEEAVLFGASDRVVQEKLGLWREHRQIPIDEHLAYS; from the coding sequence ATGCAAGAGTCTGCCCCATCGGCGACGGACCGGCAGCAGAAGCTGGCCGCATTCTATGAGCGGGCCGATCCCCACGGTCTGTCTCCCCTCTGGCTCGCGCTTGCGCGATTGGTGCCGGCACAACCGGAATCTCCCGCCCGGGCGTCCATCTGGCGGTATGACGAGGTCCGGCCGTTTCTTATCGAGGCATCGTCCCTGATCGGCACGGAGGAAGCCGAGCGGCGGGTGCTCATGCTCGAAAATGCGGGCATGCCGGGGGAGGCCAAGATCACGCGCAGCCTCTATGCCGGGTTGCAGATCATCCAACCGGGCGAATATGCACGCCGGCACCGGCACACGGCGGCAGCCCTCCGGTTCGTGATGGAGGGAACAGGTGGGTGGACCTCCGTCGATGGCGAGCGGACGTACATGGAACCGGGCGACTTTGTCGTCACCCCTTCCTGGACCTGGCACGAACATGGGAATGAAGGGTCGGGGCCGGTCGTGTGGATGGACGGACTCGACGTGCACATCGTCAATCTGCTCGACGCCGGTTTCCGCCAGGACCAATCAGAACACGCCGCCCCGGCTGAGCGGACGACTGGTGCTTCCAACTCCACGTTCGGCATGAACATGCTGCCGGTCGGCTGCGATCGCAATCGGGCCACGTCGCCTCTATTCAACTATCCCTACGCCAAGGCGCGCGAGGCGCTTCATGGCCTAACCAGGGACACGGCCGACGACCCCCATTTCGGCTTTCGTCTTCGCTATGCCAATCCGGTCAATGGGGACTGGGCGATCGCCACCATCGCCACGTGGATGCAACTTCTCCCGAAGGGCTTTAAAACACAAAATTACCGTTCGACAGATGGAACGGTGTTCGTCGTCGCGGAAGGCGCCGGACGATCGATCGTTGGCGGGCAATCGATAGACTGGACCAAGGGCGACATCTTCGTTGTGCCCAGTTGGTCCATGGCAAGCCACGAAGCGTCCGAAGAGGCGGTCCTGTTCGGCGCTTCTGATCGCGTCGTTCAAGAGAAGCTGGGTTTGTGGAGAGAGCATCGTCAAATCCCCATAGACGAGCACCTGGCATATTCATGA
- a CDS encoding IclR family transcriptional regulator has product MAAEQNTQVKSADRVLDLFELLSRSSRGVSHSNIADRLGIPKSSLTPLLRNMVLRGYVILGADGRSYQLGPQLLKLVRIGRIASDLAKEATSFLQQATREIGETSAFNQLHDDQQEVVATVTGRHRLTTHMKVGEVAPLYATSGGKAMLALMPEDYRNDYYKRVQLEASTESTIVRRAALEKQLEEVRKTGVAYSFEEWTSGIVGVGVAVAGPDDFPIGSINFAIPAARYNEELGKNAARALKRCAADMGRLFDDFGGGFAKRSD; this is encoded by the coding sequence ATGGCAGCAGAACAAAACACCCAAGTTAAGTCAGCCGATCGGGTGCTCGACCTTTTCGAGCTTCTATCGAGGTCGAGCCGCGGCGTGTCCCACAGCAACATCGCGGATAGACTCGGCATCCCGAAAAGCAGCCTCACCCCCTTGCTCCGCAACATGGTCCTGCGCGGCTATGTCATTCTGGGCGCGGACGGCCGCTCCTATCAGCTTGGTCCCCAGCTCCTGAAGCTGGTCCGAATCGGCCGCATCGCCAGCGATCTGGCAAAGGAAGCGACATCGTTCCTCCAGCAGGCGACCCGTGAGATCGGGGAAACCAGCGCATTCAACCAGCTCCACGACGATCAGCAGGAGGTTGTCGCGACCGTCACGGGCCGTCATCGCCTTACCACCCATATGAAGGTCGGCGAGGTGGCGCCCCTTTATGCCACGTCGGGCGGCAAGGCCATGCTGGCGCTGATGCCGGAGGATTACAGGAACGATTATTATAAGCGAGTGCAACTGGAAGCCTCAACGGAATCGACGATCGTTCGGCGGGCGGCTCTGGAAAAGCAGCTTGAGGAAGTAAGAAAAACCGGTGTTGCCTATTCGTTCGAGGAATGGACTTCGGGGATCGTCGGGGTGGGCGTCGCTGTAGCGGGTCCAGACGATTTCCCGATAGGATCAATAAACTTCGCAATCCCCGCCGCCCGCTACAATGAGGAGCTTGGAAAGAACGCCGCGCGCGCGCTCAAGCGGTGCGCTGCGGATATGGGCCGGCTGTTTGACGATTTCGGCGGAGGTTTTGCCAAGCGAAGCGATTGA
- a CDS encoding SDR family NAD(P)-dependent oxidoreductase, whose product MSDLKGKTAIVIGVSQANIGRAIAQHFMELGADVIVAGRNEADVDRTGRELGVLTRRCDITLEEDLEDLTRFAIERYGHVDVAVNAVGANLVRPFLEVTRAELDAVVKTQFIGTFQFLQAMIRAMESSGGSIIQISSVTSQALLPDHAAYMASKAAGDMLVRSAAFDFGHRNIRVNSLSPGATLDAPMASEIMQDRTAREEICDMIPLGRIGTARDVADAAAWLAGDHCFMTGENLQINGGIAIPALSAPPSGKMRT is encoded by the coding sequence ATGAGCGACTTGAAGGGTAAAACGGCCATCGTCATCGGCGTATCGCAGGCGAATATCGGTCGCGCGATAGCGCAACATTTTATGGAGTTGGGCGCTGACGTCATCGTCGCGGGTCGCAACGAAGCGGATGTCGATCGGACGGGTCGCGAATTGGGCGTTCTGACGCGGCGATGCGACATCACATTGGAAGAGGATCTTGAGGATCTCACCCGATTTGCGATTGAGCGTTACGGCCATGTCGACGTTGCGGTCAATGCGGTGGGGGCGAATCTTGTTCGGCCTTTCCTTGAGGTGACACGGGCAGAGCTGGATGCCGTGGTGAAGACCCAGTTCATCGGGACGTTTCAATTCCTGCAGGCGATGATCCGCGCCATGGAGAGTAGTGGCGGCTCGATCATCCAGATCTCCTCTGTCACGTCCCAGGCACTTCTGCCCGATCATGCCGCCTATATGGCTTCCAAGGCGGCAGGCGATATGCTGGTGCGATCGGCCGCGTTCGATTTTGGGCACAGAAATATCCGCGTCAACAGCCTGTCGCCCGGCGCCACCCTGGATGCGCCCATGGCAAGCGAGATCATGCAGGATCGCACGGCTCGAGAGGAGATATGCGACATGATCCCGCTTGGCCGGATCGGTACGGCCCGGGATGTGGCGGACGCGGCCGCATGGCTGGCGGGCGATCACTGCTTCATGACCGGCGAAAATCTTCAGATCAACGGCGGTATCGCCATCCCCGCACTAAGCGCGCCGCCCTCCGGGAAAATGAGGACTTAG
- a CDS encoding thiamine pyrophosphate-binding protein, which yields MGIETIETTSSDRAMGHFQEARSGGQAVVEALHASNVELVIGYSGGGTGAVIHHVATSGMANMNARTELSGAWISYGYNRVKGRAASACLFHCVGALHASPVVYAAKTDSTPFFMMDVNLDSSLDFREGLQDSAELLPAFKPIAKQARKAVIADDLPLAVRQAVLAASTGRPGSAVLDIAFQALTHETACVAEPLTLPEPPAASEATILRILDMIGKASAPVLFVGGGIHLADATAELQAFAEALQIPVVSTSWGGRGAISDEHPLFAGVVGSFGWVSANELVQKSDLWIAIGTTFSQMTTGAWNIEKPKNVIQIDVDPNQLGKIFQPTLGVTGHARIVLQQLLDSVEKNSIAPGAGAADLDAIAASKQSWYDYHAQLCSDGGSEKKVNQYYLIDQMSKLLPDNSLVVGDSGGQAFMLYRSFHYKNVTPMPLGSRYMSLGAGLPIAIGAKLAAPERTVVSYHGDGGFYYDCMELSTLAERKIKLIVIIDNNHCLYANRQGMSLWGIQNPWVDLPESTDFVALAKAQGVEGERVTNPADLPAALERAIAAEGSYILDVWTDPETRIRRAIRDVIPILSDRKPQQGAGAHMGPPLEGSWPA from the coding sequence GTGGGTATCGAGACAATAGAAACCACATCCAGCGACCGGGCGATGGGTCATTTCCAGGAGGCGCGATCGGGTGGACAGGCGGTTGTTGAGGCGCTTCATGCGTCGAACGTGGAGCTGGTGATCGGCTATTCGGGTGGTGGCACGGGCGCGGTGATCCATCATGTTGCGACGAGCGGCATGGCGAACATGAATGCGCGCACGGAACTGTCTGGCGCGTGGATTTCCTATGGCTACAACCGGGTCAAGGGCCGGGCGGCATCGGCCTGCCTGTTCCACTGCGTCGGCGCGCTGCACGCAAGCCCGGTGGTCTATGCAGCGAAGACCGACAGCACGCCTTTCTTCATGATGGACGTCAACCTGGACAGTTCTCTGGACTTTCGCGAAGGGCTGCAGGATTCAGCCGAGCTGTTGCCCGCCTTCAAGCCGATCGCCAAGCAGGCCCGCAAGGCGGTCATCGCCGATGACCTGCCGCTCGCGGTGCGCCAGGCGGTTCTGGCGGCCAGCACCGGCCGTCCGGGCTCGGCGGTCCTCGACATCGCCTTCCAGGCGCTGACCCATGAGACCGCCTGCGTCGCGGAACCGCTGACCCTGCCCGAACCGCCCGCCGCGTCGGAGGCGACGATCTTGCGCATCCTCGACATGATCGGCAAGGCCAGCGCACCCGTACTCTTCGTGGGCGGCGGCATTCATCTCGCCGACGCGACTGCGGAACTCCAGGCCTTTGCCGAAGCCTTGCAGATCCCCGTGGTGTCGACATCCTGGGGCGGCCGTGGCGCCATTTCCGACGAGCATCCCCTGTTCGCGGGCGTGGTCGGCTCGTTCGGTTGGGTCAGCGCCAACGAACTGGTGCAGAAATCGGATCTCTGGATCGCCATTGGCACCACCTTCTCGCAGATGACCACCGGCGCCTGGAACATCGAAAAGCCAAAGAACGTCATCCAGATCGATGTCGATCCCAACCAGCTCGGCAAGATCTTCCAGCCGACCCTGGGCGTCACCGGTCATGCCAGGATCGTCCTCCAGCAACTGCTCGACAGCGTCGAGAAGAACAGCATCGCCCCGGGGGCCGGCGCGGCCGATCTCGACGCCATCGCGGCATCCAAGCAGTCATGGTATGATTATCATGCGCAGCTGTGCAGCGACGGCGGATCGGAGAAGAAGGTCAATCAATATTATCTGATCGACCAGATGTCCAAGCTGCTGCCCGACAACTCGCTCGTCGTCGGCGACAGCGGCGGACAGGCCTTCATGCTGTACCGCTCCTTCCACTACAAGAATGTCACCCCGATGCCGCTCGGTTCGCGCTACATGTCGCTGGGCGCAGGCCTGCCCATCGCCATCGGGGCCAAGCTGGCGGCGCCTGAACGGACGGTGGTGAGCTATCATGGCGACGGCGGCTTCTACTATGACTGCATGGAGCTTTCCACGCTGGCCGAGCGCAAGATCAAGCTGATCGTGATCATCGACAATAATCACTGCCTCTATGCCAACCGCCAGGGCATGAGCCTGTGGGGCATCCAGAACCCGTGGGTGGACCTGCCCGAAAGCACCGACTTCGTGGCGCTGGCCAAGGCGCAGGGCGTCGAGGGCGAGCGGGTCACCAACCCGGCCGACCTGCCCGCCGCCCTGGAGCGCGCGATCGCGGCCGAGGGCAGCTACATACTCGACGTGTGGACCGATCCGGAAACCCGCATCCGCCGCGCCATCCGCGACGTCATCCCCATCCTCTCCGACCGCAAGCCGCAACAGGGCGCCGGTGCCCATATGGGTCCCCCCCTCGAAGGGAGCTGGCCCGCTTGA